In a single window of the Nicotiana tomentosiformis chromosome 8, ASM39032v3, whole genome shotgun sequence genome:
- the LOC104091500 gene encoding uncharacterized protein → MWQLKGIPRSHTLCAIFFKRYDNADYVEYWYKKKTYLKAFNCYIQPMTNMKMWPPTQNPKVEPSVITKMSGRPKKHTKKAKDEPTKKFGKRSRKGTPITCSHCKTVGHNKKGCAILKRKSSTTGAGSSTANAQATTAASGGHSGTTAGGGSAAQQSGTIAIARSATQRNSGTTADGRPGTQ, encoded by the exons ATGTGGCAGCTGAAAGGTATACCTCGCTCCCATACACTTTGTGCAATATTTTTTAAAAGGTATGATAATGCTGACTATGTTGAGTATTGGTATAAGAAGAAAACATACCTCAAGGCATTTAATTGTTACATTCAACCTATGACCAACATGAAGATGTGGCCTCCAACTCAAAACCCTAAAGTTGAGCCTTCTGTAATTACTAAGATGTCTGGTAGACCTAAGAAACATACAAAGAAGGCTAAAGATGAACCTACAAAGAAATTTGGTAAGAGATCAAGGAAGGGGACACCAATAACATGTTCTCATTGCAAGACAGTAGGGCATAACAAGAAAGGTTGTGCAATCCTG AAAAGGAAAAGCTCAACTACTGGTGCTGGGAGTAGTACTGCAAATGCCCAAGCTACTACAGCTGCATCAGGAGGTCATTCTGGTACTACTGCTGGTGGTGGATCTGCAGCACAACAATCTGGTACTATTGCAATAGCTAGATCTGCAACACAAAGAAATTCTGGAACTACTGCTGATGGTCGACCGGGAACACAGTAA